From the Manis javanica isolate MJ-LG chromosome 13, MJ_LKY, whole genome shotgun sequence genome, one window contains:
- the CLEC4G gene encoding C-type lectin domain family 4 member G has product MDTEEYSKWDDMFDGVHGGHWGRWGRRPLFLVLAGVVSAVLWALVLSVLFSKASTERRALLDRQDLLRTNASKQTAALGALKEEVRACNSCCLGTQAQLQAARAQLAEAQTKLIEQQGALRTLGDRVTQGLAEAGRDRENIRSELLRMLEAARLGNSSCEQCPTPWLPFQGSCYLFSKAQATWNAAQESCAGAGAHLVIVGDLDEQGFLSQYTRGHGYWLGLRAVRRGRGVQGYQWVDGVTLSFSHWNLGEPNDSQGQEDCIMMLHTGMWNDAPCRNERDNWICEKRRRC; this is encoded by the exons ATGGACACTGAGGAGTACAGCAAATGGGACGATATGTTTGACGGGGTCCACGGAG GGCACTGGGGACGCTGGGGGCGGAGACCCCTCTTCCTGGTCCTGGCTGGTGTGGTGAGCGCGGTCCTGTGGGCCCTTGTTCTGAGTGTCCTATTTTCCAAGG CCTCCACCGAGCGCAGGGCGCTGCTAGACCGCCAGGACCTGCTGAGGACAAACG CCTCGAAGCAGACAGCGGCGCTGGGGGCCTTGAAGGAAGAGGTCCGAGCCTGCAACAGCTGCT GCTTGGGGACGCAGGCGCAGCTGCAGGCCGCGCGCGCCCAGCTTGCGGAGGCGCAGACGAAGCTGATCGAGCAGCAGGGCGCCCTCAGGACACTCGGAGACCGCG TGACCCAGGGCTTGGCTGAAGCGGGCAGGGACCGCGAGAACATCCGCAGTGAGCTGCTCCGGATGCTGGAGGCCGCGCGGCTGGGGAACA GCTCCTGTGAGCAGTGCCCCACGCCGTGGCTGCCCTTCCAGGGCTCCTGCTACCTTTTCTCCAAGGCACAGGCCACATGGAACGCGGCGCAGGAGAGctgcgcgggcgcgggcgcgcaCCTCGTGATTGTAGGGGACCTGGATGAGCAG GGCTTCCTGAGTCAGTACACGCGTGGCCACGGTTACTGGCTGGGCCTGAGGGCCGTGCGCCGCGGGCGCGGGGTCCAGGGCTACCAGTGGGTGGACGGAGTCACCCTCAGCTTCAG CCACTGGAACCTGGGGGAGCCCAATGACTCTCAGGGGCAGGAGGACTGCATCATGATGCTACATACGGGAATGTGGAACGATGCGCCGTGCAGAAACGAGAGGGATAATTGGATTTGTGAGAAGAGGCGCCGCTGCTGA